The region TGAATCCAAGGTCCATCTTATCTTATTGGAGATTAGGAGTTCCACAATTTAAGTGATGATTCActggtatttatttaacagaCACTCTATGTTCTTAAAGAGGTTACTGTGAAGGAGAAAAGGTAGGCTGTaggtagctaaagacccaggataacatacatataggctactttttaacccggagttcccgcaggattgatagggtttccatgcggacgaagtcgcgggcgcgcctctagtacatacattatattcaCGCCTAtacctatcccttgcggggtagacagagccaacagttttgaaaaagctgaaaggccacgtttatctGGATGACCTAatgtgcagtttgttaccgcttcttctgcactgacgccttggaagcggcagtaaacttagttttaagtaatttatttgacgtcaaccaatgttgttaaaccatacgttttgacaattattaagcgatatgaagtatcctttaataatgaataaaaattatgaatttgaatttgtgatTCATGAAGCTAGTGAATTCCCTTAGAAAAAATGTCTTAACTAACTATTGCTGTTAGAAAACTTACCTGAGCCTCAACGGACGCCAAGAATATTGTCACAAAGTCTTTTCCACCGGTCACACAGGTCTTTTTTGGTGGGTTAGGGTCGAAGTCGTAGTGGGCCAATGCGGTGATGTACCAGAACACCGCGAAGACTAACCAGATGGCGAAATGGACCACGACGGTTCCCATCACTATCCAACGCCAGCGCAGGTTTATCTGTGGGCAGAATTTAAAGTTGGTTTCCATTTTTTTCCTcgccataaataaaataattatcaaaaataattaggAAGAAGAATATTACCATCATAATCGtctaaacttaaatatttctttttttgtacatacatacataaaatcacgcctccttccctccgggaaggcagagactacctctttccacttgccacgatctctgcatacttccttcgcttcatccacattcataactctcttcatgcaagctcggcggtttcgggtacttttgacctgactctttaccattattattattttattttatttatagcgtctatattccttgtgaggaagacagagccattagtcttgaaaagactgaatggccacgttcagctattttcagcaggattcttcttttaggcaatgggctagcaacctgtcactatttgaatctcaattctatcattaagccaaacggctgaacgtggcctatcagtaaaATCTTTTCTGAGTGACGTTTTTAGTAGATTATAGTAAATAGAttgattatgtatatgtattcaGGTTGGAAAACCTTTCTCTCATCTTAATTTTGATATATGTTAAACCATCTTACTGTTCAATTCATTTCTTGATaacttttttaagaatttaagaGTATTCAAATTGATTGTTTCAAACGAAAATATGAGTGTAACAAGATCTTTAACTTATAACAGACGAGAGGCCGcgcgcgacttcgtacgcgtggaatcccgcgggaacttcgggataaaaagtagcctatgtgtaaTTCTGGGTCTTCCGCTACCTACACACCAAATTTAATcgcaatcggttcagtagtttttgcgtgaaagagcaaCAAGCATCCacactgacatacaaactttcgcatctataatattagtaggatctTCATATAAACCCTTCAACAACTTACCAACGTGTGAAATGTATCATTCAGCAGCCGGATCCTCTCGTAGGGCACGTTGGATATCAGAGCAACGTTCTCCAGGCCGGCCTTGGACACCAGCCTCTTGGGGTAGTCACCGTACCCACCCCGACGAGCGTGGAGGGGTTGGTTACGACTGTTACAAAGATATCATCAACATAGCAGAAATAGGTTACCTGGGCGTGGAAGGGTTGGTTACGACTGTTACAAAGATATCATCAATATAGCACAAATAGGTTACCTGGGCGTGGAAGGGTTGGTTACGACTGTTACAAAGATATCATCAATATAGCACAAATAGGTTAGCTGGGCGTGGAAGGGTTGGTTACGACTGTTACAAAGATATCATCAATATAGCACAAATAGGTTACCTGGGCGTGGAAGGGTTGGTTACGACTGTTACAAAGATATCATCAATATAGCACAAATAGGTTAGCTGggttaaaagtattttttataagttactagcgacccgccccggcttcgcacgggtgcaaaattataaatgttattatacataaaaaccttcctcttgaatcactctacctgttacaaaaaaccgcatcaagatccgttgcgtaattttaaagatttaagcatacagaaaaacagactaaaatagcgactttgttttatactatgtagtgatacatacatacatataatcacgtgtgtgccgtgtggttcccggcaccagtacaaaaaagaataggatcactccgtctctttcccatggatgtcgtaaaaggctaccatatgtatgtatgtatgtatgtatgtatataatcatgtttatatcccttgcggggtggacagagccaacagtcttgaaaagactgataggccgcgttcagctgtttggcttaaagatagaattgagattcaaatagtgaccggttggtagcctgtcgcctaaaaagagaatcccaagtttataagcatatcctttagtcgccttttacgacatacatgggaaagaaatggagtggtcctattcttttttgtaatggtgccgggaaccacacggcacaaccaCACGTACCAATTTAGACTGAATCTTGTGCGGGTAAACATGACTTAGGGTAAGGGGGGAAAATTGAGACAGAGATTTTTGAATATTGCACTAATTCTGGAAATTTTATCTTCACAAAATCGACTATCATTGTGAAAATCTTACATAAACAAGATCATTCATTCTCGTGATAATTTGATTATCTTGAAGTGCGTTTTGAGTGTTTAGCAACTTGCTTACCAATCTAAATGCTAACAAAGAATCCATTTTTGGTATTTTAAGAGCAAGttttgtgtgccgtgtggttcccagcaccaataaaaaaagaataggatcactgcttttctttcccgtggatatcTTAAAAGATGATTAAGTGATATGCTTCAtggaaacttgggatttttcttttaggcgatgggctagcaacctatcagtATTCTCtctcgaatctcaattcaaataCTAAACATACTACAAACGTGGTATCTGCAGGCTCTGCCTACACTCTCTTCGtcaaactgttttttttagcTTGTAATCATAGACAACCTTCTTAGTTagaaattttgaaaactgaATCATGCCCTTGAGGAAAACGTTCTTTTTAAAGTAACACATACTTACTAAATCGGTATTTGcttcttttctattttaagaACCTCTTTCTTCACTTCGCGTTCCCTCTTCGACAAACTCAAACTAGTGTCGCTCTGtgtaataacaatttttggCAATTGCTCCGACAATCTCCTCAACCTTTCCGATTTTAATTCAGGCAATGACGTCACACTATTCACACTTTCCGCCCCTGCCATTTCATTTACAATCTTgaaattaacattttgttctttgaatatttcattttttacttCTGCAACTGGTTTAGGTCTAAGCGGTTCGTATCCTGGATCGTCGTCTGAAGTTTCATCATCAGAATTTTCTATGTCGTTAACACAATTTTCGTAATCACCTTCCGTTGTATTTCTGCCAATTGTTTTTCCATGTTCACCATTAAGTTTCACGACAAATTTTGGATTTGATTCATTTTTAGTTACTTCAATAATGGAAGTTTCTCGCTTGTCATCTTTATCTTTAATCGTTGCATAATCCGGTTCTTCCAAAATCGTATCACATATAATCTCATGTCTATAATTCCccaattctttattaaatgcTTCATGCTCTCCGTCTATTTCATCAATTAGTGGTATGTTTTCATCATAATTATTAGATTTCGCATTTTTTAGGTAAGTTAAACATTCATCATATATTTCGTTGAGCTTTTCATATTCATTGTTACAGTTACTGCCatccatatttattaatttgagtgGTGTAATTACTTCAATTTGCTTACTGATTTCTTGTTCGTTTTAGATATTACTCATTGCAAAAACTTTTATGCCTTTTGTAGTGAAATCTTCGAGTTTATGTCTTTAATTAAcacttattgttttattaactttttcctTAATGATTGATACAGTATTTTCCATAAATTTTACTGACAATATATTATCCGAATCAATCTTCACCACACagatcacaatttttttttcttaaattacattatttcacaAATTTCCACCGCAGTTTTCGGGATTATGGTTTCATAATGAACTTGCCGGTTGATGAATGTGTTTCTTATCAGATGGTAAAGCTGTTATCTTGTTATCAGTGCTAATTGCGCGCGTGGAGAGCGCACACTAACTCGAGATCTGAGAACGACCTTGTTTGACGATGTGGGTGATTCTCAACTTGGCcaatcgaaataaataaaataaaaataataaaagttctaTTCCATTTACCAACCATTATAAGTgtcaattttaaagttatggGTCAGTCaatgcttataaaatttttattaaaataatatttctaggGATCTCGAGTCTATAGTTAAACACACGCcctcttaaaaattataaaacaacgagtagtcttatattaataagtataatcCTATAATAATTTCTACACCCATTAGGGtgtagtaattattatatggaTCTTTAAATCATCTCActtacctgcgacgttttacctaAACGTCACAAGGTCGTCACAGATATTAAATCTTCGCATTGAATTATACtatttaaagataataattaaagcgcacgtaacgtacctttattttatcaccgaacgactattataaataattattccaataAAAGAGACCATTGCAGAATATCCCAATTAAAACCATTTGAATTCAGCATTGCGGACGAACCGACTTCATAAGTTACACAAAGATATTACGTTAgttaaacacatacatatatagtatgtCGTATTACGTGCATGTTTATTTGATTCAGTGTGCTTAGAGAAATGCTCATTTCTaatcaataaaacatattatattgttactaAAAGGTGTGGTTGGGGACGTCttacgtctttccacttgccacgatctctgcatacttcctacgcttcatccacattcataactctcttcttgcaagctcggcggtttcgggtactcttgacctgaccctttaccaggacgtccttaatttgatcaagatacgttcgtctaggtcttcccactccgacctttcccgcCACAcgctccttgtatatctgcttagtcaacctgctttcattcatcctctccacatggcCAAatcatcttaacatacccttttctattcctgtaactacatcttctttcacatcacaatattcccttatcacgctgttacttatccggtcactcaattttatttgaatctcaattataccATTcatccatacagctgaacgtggccattcagtctgttcaagactgttggctctgtctaccccgcaaaggatatagacgtgattttatgtatttatgcaagTATATcatcattgatttagtttcaaaCTTCTTTAGCTCAATATGAGTGAGATGTAActtgtaattatattaattaatttatttatggttttaGCTCTTCTTCAGAGAAGTTAGGTTGTAACCGGACTATAGAAGAATGGAACTCCGTTCTACAGAGTTAGTTTCAatacatgaataaataaaataattaataattaaaacacatttttttttcaacatgatttatttaaatcaattttatatcGCAATACCATCAACtttaagaaattatataaacaaacaacgGGCAATTTGATTGTAATGCTTCAACTCATGTGTAATTAGGTACTTCTAATTTTATggcaaaatttaaacataatgtaaatataaataaaaacaaaaaaaatcttaattaaatcagagtttttttttaaatttgtgtacaagaataaataagttgtcattattaaaaagacgaaatttaaataatatacctagtaCAAAACAGAATCTTAACATTAAATAAGCCATGAATAAATGTGCATTAAATTACTAAAGAAATCAAGTGCATTTATAATCATATAATTAAGTTTGCTATAGATGCAATTTATTGtggcaaatatattttttatttaatattaactgtatttttaaaggaatatttaattaataaaataatttgataaacagcttatttatttgatcgaaatatttagaaagatcttttattttacatgtaGTATAGGTAACACGGATGTCTTTTTAACCTTAATGGCTTATCTAt is a window of Amyelois transitella isolate CPQ chromosome 26, ilAmyTran1.1, whole genome shotgun sequence DNA encoding:
- the LOC106138225 gene encoding ATP-sensitive inward rectifier potassium channel 1, which codes for MDGSNCNNEYEKLNEIYDECLTYLKNAKSNNYDENIPLIDEIDGEHEAFNKELGNYRHEIICDTILEEPDYATIKDKDDKRETSIIEVTKNESNPKFVVKLNGEHGKTIGRNTTEGDYENCVNDIENSDDETSDDDPGYEPLRPKPVAEVKNEIFKEQNVNFKIVNEMAGAESVNSVTSLPELKSERLRRLSEQLPKIVITQSDTSLSLSKREREVKKEVLKIEKKQIPIYRNQPLHARRGGYGDYPKRLVSKAGLENVALISNVPYERIRLLNDTFHTLINLRWRWIVMGTVVVHFAIWLVFAVFWYITALAHYDFDPNPPKKTCVTGGKDFVTIFLASVEAQTTIGFGDRAIDEECPESIFLFIMQLILGTGLSGVLTCVVYAKLTRPEKLSRDGVGFSKNAVISMRDGRLCLMMRAWDLNYDHIISSEFNAHFVNTHRTKEGETLRFYAQTLELQHRQFLLWPVTLVHVIDQDSPLFGYTPDQISNTNYEITLSLKGASASMGTFTQSQTSYLPREVIWGHRFLPVVKYDSKKQKYVIDHGKLDATEFVDTPFCSASELISSVKDESESTQCPGTPSSFTDKISAFHLERTSSFKRKGQKS